A DNA window from Candidatus Desulfatibia profunda contains the following coding sequences:
- a CDS encoding protein tyrosine phosphatase (Wzb shows phosphatase activity towards the autophosphorylated Wzc protein, which induces colanic acid biosynthesis; catalyzes the phosphorylation of UDP-glucose dehydrogenase, an enzyme involved in colanic acid biosynthesis) has protein sequence MLNIVFVCTGNICRSPMAEGFLRHKWQEMERHNLLNVFSMGIHGLDNSPPTEHAQAVCMEHGFDISSHRSRSLVGDELQKAELIFCMEPAHKQFVQTFFPWHRDKSFLLGAWPEKETRKSSIPDPMGKAYEEYQRVFGMIRDHIERIIPLL, from the coding sequence ATGCTTAATATTGTATTCGTATGCACGGGAAATATCTGCCGCAGCCCCATGGCAGAAGGATTTTTGCGTCACAAGTGGCAAGAAATGGAACGCCATAATCTTCTCAATGTTTTCTCCATGGGAATTCATGGATTGGATAACTCTCCACCCACGGAGCATGCCCAGGCGGTTTGTATGGAACACGGCTTCGATATTTCATCTCACAGATCCCGTTCGCTGGTGGGCGACGAATTGCAAAAGGCGGAGCTGATTTTTTGCATGGAGCCTGCTCACAAACAATTCGTGCAAACTTTTTTCCCGTGGCATCGTGACAAAAGTTTTCTTTTAGGAGCCTGGCCGGAAAAGGAAACCCGCAAGAGTTCCATCCCGGATCCCATGGGCAAGGCCTACGAAGAATATCAGAGGGTTTTCGGCATGATCCGCGATCATATCGAACGCATCATCCCTCTGCTTTAG
- a CDS encoding putative molybdenum carrier protein, translating to MLKKITSGGQTGADQAALDVALKLGIPHGGWIPKGRLTEAGPLNGKYQLQETENANYNKRTAQNVIDSDGTLIISHGTLTGGSEYTREMAAYHNRPWLHIDLNATIAFHAAQQISSWIKEHNIQVLNVAGSRASKDAKIYRAVADLLETVLYLDIVDSSIPNPFAAYGKSLAEMESFSPPRTVDQAVEKLLAKLSLREKTMIANIPEDNLQNLYHSLEEYIKNEFRLWLANDELMESCRSMSGKHDLNEYNAALTIIRALWNRLQKTNVLRIVK from the coding sequence ATGCTTAAAAAAATAACTTCCGGCGGTCAAACCGGCGCCGACCAGGCGGCTCTTGATGTCGCCCTGAAGCTGGGAATTCCGCACGGCGGGTGGATACCCAAGGGAAGGTTAACGGAAGCCGGCCCGCTAAATGGCAAATACCAATTACAGGAGACGGAAAACGCCAACTACAACAAACGGACCGCACAGAATGTCATCGATTCCGACGGGACCTTGATCATATCCCACGGCACACTCACGGGCGGGTCTGAGTATACCCGGGAAATGGCCGCTTACCACAACCGGCCCTGGCTTCACATCGACCTGAACGCGACCATCGCTTTTCATGCCGCCCAGCAAATCAGTTCCTGGATCAAGGAGCACAACATCCAGGTTCTGAATGTTGCCGGATCCCGGGCCAGCAAGGATGCAAAGATATACCGTGCCGTTGCGGATCTTCTGGAAACCGTTTTATATCTGGATATCGTCGACAGCTCCATACCGAATCCTTTTGCCGCCTATGGCAAGAGCCTGGCGGAAATGGAAAGCTTCAGCCCGCCGCGAACCGTTGATCAGGCCGTTGAGAAACTTCTTGCGAAGCTGTCGCTGAGAGAAAAAACCATGATAGCCAATATCCCGGAGGATAATTTGCAGAATCTCTATCATTCCCTGGAAGAATACATTAAAAATGAATTCAGGTTGTGGCTTGCAAATGACGAACTCATGGAGTCGTGTCGCTCGATGTCCGGCAAGCATGACCTTAACGAGTATAACGCTGCCTTGACTATTATCAGGGCACTATGGAACAGGCTGCAAAAAACCAACGTGTTGAGAATTGTAAAATAA